The Mercenaria mercenaria strain notata unplaced genomic scaffold, MADL_Memer_1 contig_3955, whole genome shotgun sequence DNA window CACTGGTAATTTGAACTGCAACCAAAGTCATGTCTAAcaattatgttttctttaatctaaaatgtttcttatCTTATCTGGTCAGTAAACCAGTGGTCTGCAAATTGTACCCCCTGGTCTGTTAACTGACTGGTCAGTAGTCTGTTGATTTGAGTGGTCCGGTCAGTGTTTTGTCTTTACCACTCTAAAAGTCACATGGCACAAGCGCTAtcagacttgtaaaacctgtggtagaactttcacacacatacATAAGATCGAAGCCACAatagttcgtttctgatgtttatttaatttcaggtagctaaagaaagtcttttaatacaagtaattttattgtctcagtgtccatctttcaaataatatttagctactgtaaaatgttgagaactaattatgtttgagttgtctttcatgaaatctacatatttggaaggtaatctaacgaggcataatggtattttgacttacgttggcaggaccacggttggtggctctgccgccttgCCTCCTCGAATGTCTAGTACATacttttatatgcaccggccagactgttgattaccaaattaagatgtagttttcctggtgttatgtcttaacctgcctagagctacgataacttgtcagttttatatttcaacatttttagaaGGTAAAGAGTATGAATATATTTTctccaagacattgaataatcTAGTCTTTTAAACAATAGTCTAgcacattttttttgaaattacattacaccAGGGACCCTCCGGTAAAGTTTCTGCTTTCAAATTGGCAAACGAATAGTGCCACCATTCAAATTTGCATTTTACATGTTCGCAATTATCATTTCTCTATCGTTCGGGTGTTCACATGGACAATATGGCCAGTCATTGTCATAATCACTCCACAGCCCTGTTACTTGAATTAATTCATTGGAAAAGAAAATCCCTTCAAAATCTTAGTTTTCGTAATCATTATTTGCCATAAGTAACACTTACAATAAAGTCTTTCCAAAAAGATCAAATTCGATGTAAATCAGTTATAATTGCATGACCGTGGATGACATGAAAATGCGTGTATTTCGTCAACTTTAATTGCCAAGATGTCAGTATTTCCAAAACAACGTCAGAATGTGTATTTGAAGTGTCAGGTAGTTACTAAACGGAAAATATCGGAACATCCCGATCCCATTATCGGACTATTCCGACTGTTCATCGGGTCTCACTCGATAAACTCCGTAAGGAACAACATGATATACGATTAACACATAGTTGCTACTGATTGACAGGTACttatcagaggataacaaaaCCGCGGTGCCGCACAGTGTACCTTTGAAGTGCCTTCGTTcgcactccatctctatattacctccatgattgatataacttgaacatgattgtacagttcatcgttatatcaagaacaaaatatactaaaacatgcttagcaatacgagggtgaacaaaaataaaagaacattcagttaaaattcattcgatattgtttgtgcacaatgtgacctgccgtgagaatcaaagacatgtatgttttctaaataatattccctcacggataatcttccttcagcaaatgtacaatataagatactatatgtatgcatagatacacatgtattcggtataatttcgtctgacaaaacacgaattatcaacgtggaaacccacaggtcgcccaagctgagaagtgttgcaagctcgctttgactaagtggtgctactgtatcacgatttcatcaacttgtaagcccgtgaaagtgggcacagcgatgatactaatactcgcctttttgaaacggcaatctgtcagactgtagcaagtcgtcggataacagatttgaccaacttaaaaattgaattgtttcaagacagattctgctcacttcagctaaattcattcgagtcgccccctgagaacaacaacatagtacagttgtgaccagcatggacccagatcaaactgcggatccGCACACCACTCTGGTAAGGATTCTTGCTgtacgctaacggtttctctagttgcaataggttttgaaagcaaacagcatggattctgaccagactgcgcggatgcacaggctggtctggatccatgctggtcgcaaacgcactatgctggttttctcatggtgcgtctcaatatatctggatacaaatatgtgacgcaccatgacattttgggtccatattcggcgttacgtcattttagaaaacatcgattaaagttacgtcacaaaaaatggtggacgttaccacgAGTTCGCGGCAATTAATTTTACTGCATTACTGTTTTCAATAATACTGTACCTAGccacaagaaataaatgaaatgacatAAACATTTCCGTAttttgcaattccgtttctttaaaaaatttgaatgattgataatttatcgccctttgaatcgacacgccatttgtaaacatcgaaggtctcggagaaaatgaaactaccaaaaaacagttatttgatgatttatttcgattgtataaagaattACAGTTAACGAATgtcaaggtaagtaagtatttaaacGATATGTagggtttaaaaatattatttgagttcatatcgactgttttgtccgatatctttgcgaaaaatagcccggatttgacactaCTGTAATGACGGTTTGGAGGTAGTGCAATTCACGTTTTATTCACAAGTGTCACTGTATTGTAGACTATatattatttactaaatctgctatgaattaaactttttttaatcggttttgactcttatccagtagaatcagtatgcaagacaattagATTCTATGGAAGAAGACTttgtgactctggtgccagacaaaaACACAACAGTCAGTCATAGTGTTTAGTTACATAAttaaagccctgatcattttatatagccatgccatgaaagtgactgatcAAGAACagttgaaacacatctattgtcagcttcaattacttatttcttgcaatgtcaaatcagtccatacataaaacttctacaaggcataaatattgtttttacttggaatGAGACAGTTTTTTGcaaagtttttcaattttttgttaaatttgcatactggTCACTTGGCCATTATATCCggattcctcaccattttgtaATGTTCTTGGCAAGTCACTGGCaaccattttgtaaaatgaattaacttaagatacattttgttttgaaagtcttGCCAGGGATTCAAACCTATTACGCTTCTTATAGAAGTCTGTGTGCTCtatgtactgagctaactgcccagggcatttttatcttacatttcagcctttttcagtattttttttttcattttacagatcaaccactgaggattgtttggcttgatgcaatgaccttaaacagttAAAGGATTTTCCAGGAAGGTTTATAAACCACAAGCTGGATTCTTTTGGGGCTTCATACATTTTACAGTtactatactgctattctaagaaagataaagacattaaagtaacataaacataaatgatctattttaTTCATAACGTTTTAAgagaaaagattttaattatagacccattcaacaaatatgtgttaatatattaagaagtgaataagtatGATTGCATGAATTGTAGTCTAGTCTGTCAGAATTTTAGCTAGCTTATGTATTCTTAAAAAGCTATTTTTTCTGCttgaatactgtaagattcttggaGGAGTTTATACTTATCAATAATGAATTCTgctttcattcagcttttaacaaaaaaactCTCTTAAGCTTTaaaagatgctttacagtcttatattctATAACATAATACTAATCTTATaatgaagttctaatgttgttaaatttttgttttgcagtgatgaaagaactatgaatatgtgaatgggaatgaaacagaaggcattaatatgttctactgatcatccagctgaaatcatgTCTATGGATTAGAGTTCATGTCACAAATCctgatatgagcaaataactccatattgcacaaataaggtCATGTTTCCTGCCCTCATGACCTGAAAAACTTAAACATTctaattcaaattacaaatgtgtttcaagaaaagtaaaattaagtcaactgtgagaaatattgggtaaaagtattttataagtGTTTTGTTGCCATGACAGCTGTGAAGTGGTTTGAAAAGTACTATcttaattgttctaacaatacagaatttaacttatgaattttccaaaactgcatgtATGAAATACTTagacatgtctgttgaatgaatcctagttgttttaaaactacaacatgtgtgacatttaaagcacaacctttcaaattggatgaaacatttttacaatcaaaactgccttgccagtgtgagtgtaTGAATGATTTCCCAGAAATGGCCATGACAGAAAAATTccaatatagcagaaaatatttgttactggctaaatataatatattttatttcaagaattaatcatgtaAATCCATgattataattgtgttaaaagatatttttagatgaactttgcagaaatagctattttttgttgcaaaacattgtgagttgccatggtagcacaaatttgacttaaattgagatttgtttgattatgtagaAAGCATGTTTCTTGTTAAAattctgctaatcagactatgttctgcaagaaaatatcttttatgtgtaatCATTGCATCAACAAAACATGCCATAACACAAACATGCCATAAAATGGCAGAGTtgtaatgcaggtaggcatatcagAAAAATATGTAATTCTCGAAGTCAAATTTATAttacatgaaatgtttttttttttttataaatgatcataattgaccatttgtggtgtaaaacaaatgcatactgaacagatgctaaatgaatgttctgattctttctggaaactttacaaaaatattactattttaagaaaatagtgcattgttgccatggtaacattaatttgactttaaaattattttggatatcatcatatgtaaacaacatctttcttgtttatatgttatatttgttaacctgtattatgttagtgaatatattttcatatgtaataattgcacCAGCAAAGCACTATGTTATCACACAAGTCTGCCTTAAAATGGCAAGagttgtaactgagagaggtGTATCCGAAAAGTTCTATTTCTCaaacaatattacattaatttgcaTGGAATGATgtctcttacttttaaataagaaaacagacagcttttgatgtaaatatatggaaaaacacttcaaatattcaaagtattacaaagaaattgacaaaaattttagtatttttgtaagaaaataccacattgttgccatggtaatgttagtatttttgtaagaaaataccacatcgttgccatggtaatgattcactgatcagtatatctaagtcttctgaaattttagcaaactcacagttgataataacagtctaataattatatcttcttgcctgattttctttcttactgtttaatagataaggtgtctataacagtaagattaatgtcctagttttttggatgttgtctaatttgatatcaaataaagtctgtattttgtttaaaagaatgtcataaaacagttgtctgtaaactgtttgcacactagaaaaagttaattgtgtatttatttcacattctatgtaatttattgctagattcatcaagggactgttaaaaaaagaggttaaacaacaatgttgctatagaaacgatttttagaacataaatgtttttatactacatgaaaggaagagacaaaaagaaatacattccattaattgcatgttgcttttgttattttatcatgtatttaatcttgatattatttaaatatggagtcattattaagatataatgcctcaattttgatacagttagacaaaaacatggtgtccgaaaagtggtaatatctccatgacagcggctgatttttgttgtcaaattgaagatttttactcagaacgggtcaatgtgtcagattagcccaaaaccccatttttgaccaaaattgcatttggacccaaaatctcatgctctgtcacatatatgtataaaaattaaaacggtttcgtttcgccagttacatattttcgacttttttctcggtctgactaaagttgtaagtttgtctgacttaatatccagcatttttgcgaagcctgctgttatgtatagcgaacttttgagtataacagatggagtgaaaattaatgcacctctaaaatacactggctgcagaactgacattctgaggtgcatttgtggtgcatgtttgtgttgttttctttcacaaaagtctcatgaaaaccacagctatctgatatggactaaatcagtgtgtataataattcatgacagacactgcccaaaagctttaaaaagaaatcttaaaagctgaatgatttggagaaaaagcttatattatttattcatagtaaaacatcttcgatgtaatttatgttgtagttttcgtcacaaataatcaaaaaggatcaaaactattcgttaaagactgaatcagtgtgtatgtaaacaatgactggcagtgaaaaatgattaattttcaaaaccaaagccgaatattaaaaaacaatgcaaaaaaagttcttatggtttatattaacaattcctcagttgtcgctttctttgtaatattttaaacattgattagcagccaccatcagcgctttgagcgctttgattaaaAAATTCAGATAGAGTTATCTTTCAGTGGTCgctattttaatttcaatataaattgacAAATGCTTATTATGCCTcaccttcaaagaaggagggtatattatttgctgatgtcggtcggtctgtcggccggtcggtatgtagaccaatccatttccggatgataactcaggaatgcttgggcctgggatcatgaaagttgataggaaggtttgtcagcaccagcagatgacccctattgattttgagatcagtatgtcaaaggtcaaggtcatagtgacccggaacatttaagcggtttccgggtgataacttaAAAATGCATTGGCCTAGGATCGtgagaggtatattgttttgcagatgttggtcggtctgttggCCAGtaggtatgtagaccaatccatttccggatgataactcaagaacgcttgagcctaggatcatgaaagttgataggtaggttgattatgaccagaagatgacccctattgattctgaaaTGAGTAGGTCAaacatcaaggtcacagtgacccggaacatttaagcggtttccggatgataacttaagaatgtttgggcctaggatcgtgaaagttgatatgaaggtcattaccagcagatgatccctattgattttgagatcagcacgtcaaaggtcaaggtcacagtgactcgaaacagttaaacggtttccggatgataactcaagaatgcttgggcctaggattgaaggtcacattggccaggaacagttaaacagttacAAGACGATAACTCAGAACGCTTTGGCcaatgatcatgaaagttgacagagaggttaatcatgaccagcagatgacccctattgattttgaggtaggtcaaaggtcaaggttacagtgacctggaacagttaaaccgtttccagacgattacGTGAGAACGCATGGGCCTAATTACCACCATGGAGATACaaaagaatatgttttttttttgtggtgcgtctttaaagaGGCACTACAAagtaactgtattcttttgtgtttccatgatggtaattatatatgctttgcatgaagaaaatgagaaataacaagtatctagttacaaactgacagtgacatatataaggccaaaacaatttgtttattgtcttaacattttattgaattaatgtagcaatattgTACacaaatcagtgtatttagttaaattttaatcacattttgtttctacagagtaagacagttattcatctatattcttaaaaatatgctgaaaagagattgactgaataagtatgcagatgaagttgtcaaaacacatgtattcaggaagggcctaaattgtccacctgaaaacttgtaatGTACCTGTATTATACGAATGATTTTTTATGAAGTTTCAGTGTGCAAAAAAAGTAAGTcgctaggtcgtggtgggtctttaaaattaatgtacaCCAAATATAGGGCAATTTAAATACAAGTAGTGACGACAAGCttcttttttggggggagggggaggggtttaacgtcgcaccgacacaataataggtcatatggcgactttccagcttttgatggtggaggaagaccccaggtgcccctccgtgcattatttcagcacgagcgggcacctgggtagaaccaccgaccagggttgtagtaatgctaatgctaatgctaatgcattagtaatgcattatttttttcaaataatgccaagtaatgattaatgccacaattttagcattgaaaataatgctaatttaatgccaaagtaagtaatgctaatgcttatgcttagcattacttaggcattattttctgtatcactggaaaaaaacataatacacatgtatgctgttatttacacaggttatagcagttctctaatagattgttgtttgattttaataaactgtCTAATGGTATAATTGCCTTTTGTTCAGTGTACACCtgaaaggttttaaaaaatacatttaaaacctggGACAACTCCAAAGTGCATATTTATAATAGCCATAGAAGTGTGAAATAATTAGATTTGtcacccaaaatatcaaacagaatctcTTGTTATctttgacacctttttatcaattaacagtatgTCACTGATAGTGACGTTGGAAaccttaaggcagctagcttttacatgtcatattaaattaggctgttagggagCCATTGAGCTGGTACTTGACTTTCTCTAACAATCATGCTCATGCATGCGGTACTTCAACATaaggttgttttttgtttttttatacattaatggttaaagaaaaaatcagatataatacaaggaagtcatacatgtacatgtatttaactattcatgtagatgacctaggtaaactaaaatgatttaatgaaaaacaaacagtgtatgtgataataacatgcaatgattttcaaaaagtaatggtaatgctaatgctaatgcaccctatgtaatgctaatttaatgcattattttgataaaaatgagtaatgctaatgctaatttaatgccatctttttccaagtaatgctaatttaatgcattacttttgcaagtaattattaacaaccctgccaccgaccttccgtaagccagctggatggcttcctcacataaagaattcgacgccccgagtgaggctcatcatcatcatcatcatatcctgtgtttaTTTGTCGACTGCTGCAGGTGTCCCAGTAACTAGGGTAGACAGCAGGTGGCTAGATTGTTTAACACCCAGTCTCCATGCTTCTCTGTCATGTGGGTCAAAGCTGTCAAGGTTGTAAGCCTTCAAGTCCCGCTTGACACATTCCAACCAGGTCTTTTTAGGTCTCCCACGTCCTTTGGAGTTTGGTATGGACATACTCAAGATCGAGTTGATGCATGAGGATGCACGAATGACATGACCATACCACCTCAGGCGTCTAGTACGAATAGCCTCTGTCACCTCCTGTAACCCCAGCTTTGCGTACAGTGCTGCTATGGGTACGTCGTCATTGGGTTTGATGCCACAGATCCATCGGATCATTGACCTGTCGTTTCGACGGAGCCGCTGTAAATCTGGAGCAGAAGGCGCCCACGTTTCACTACCATGCAGTAGGGCAGAACGGACACATGCATTGAGCACTTTTCCACGAGTCTTGAGGGATACATGCTTGGAAGTTAGAATTGGCAGGAGTTTCTTGAACTTTCCCCAGGCAGTACAACATCTGGAAATGATGGCAAGTTCACAGCCTCCACCAGCACACAGCATGTCGCCAAGATAGCAGAAACCGGCTTCCACGTCAAGCAGAGTACCATCCACATCTACTTGAGTGACTGGTCTACCATCAATTGGCCTTGCCTGGCCACAGCATCTAGGACATACGTATGATGGATTGGCGCTCAGTCTTCCAATGATGCCACTGCACTTCTTGTGAACCCAATGTCTGAACTTGGAACATTCGATGGAGTTTACCCCAACACCACTCCGACAGACTGCGCACGGAAAAGCACCGGAGTCTCGCAGAAGATCCAGACCAGAGCCAGAGATCATAAACTTGGTCTTCTTCATGTTCACTCTCAGACCCTTGTCTTCCATACCATTCTTCCACGCCTTCAGCTTAGTGACACATTCCTCCAGTGAATCGGCGGTCACAGCTAGGTCGTCTGCATTCAGGAGCTCCCAAGGCACACCTGTGCGGAACTCGCGTGACAGAGCCTCCAGTACGAGGATGAAAAGTAGGGGACTGAGGACAGATCCCTGATGAACTCCAACTTCAACTCCGAACTCCTCGCTGTACTGCCCGTTGACTCGTACACGGCTTCTTACATCAGAGTACATACCCTGAATGACACGAACAGCCCATTCCTCAACACCCAGACTCCTCAGTGCCCACCAGAGGACTTTCCTTGGTACACGATCGAAGGCCTTCTCCAAGTCGACAAACGCGATATAAAGTGGCTTGTTTGCAGCTATGTACTTCTCCTGTAGCTGGCGTAGGATGAAGATAGCATCTGTTGTACCTCGGCCTGGCACAAAGCCAAACTGCATAGAGTCAATGTCCACCATACCACGGATGAAACTGTCCAACACACGCTCCAGTAACTTCATAACCTGGTCGGTGAGCTTAAGGCTTCGATAATTACCTCGGTCGAGGGCATCACCTTTACCCTTGTAGAGGTTCAGGATGTAGCTCTCTTGCCAATCCTTGGGGATCACACCACTACTAAAGACAACTTCCGCCAGCTTTCTTAACAAATCAATGCCCTCCTCACCTGCAGCCTTCAACATCTCAGCTATGATGCCCGAGGGGCCTGCAGCtttgctcgaacccacatcggtgaagggcaagtgatttgaagtcagcgaccttaaccactctgccacagaggCTCCTGACGACAAGTTTCGTGAGAAATTTAATTCCAGAAACCTGTCGAATACTCTCGGaaagttaaagatattttatgtCTGTTAAGGCCACCCTTAATTGATATGTTGTTTACTGGATATTTTTCTTTAACTGAGGCGGGAGCAAAATCATTTTTTAGGAAAATAAAAGCTAAGAGAGCAAACCAATGCATATTTCTCATTTTGGCTATGACCttgaatagaaaatataacattttacaattatttgaCAATATTTCACCAAGAATGGAgaaaacatggatattttttatttgaatatgacAGAGTGACGGGAAATGATGCAGTGACATTGGCCTATGGTTAAATAAGATAATGTATGTATGTGTTTGGAAATGCCACATAAATACGGTTGAAAATTTATCTCGAAATaccgttttacttcgagatactGTGTGCACATATTTTCGGGATAGGGAAATGTCTTCGATATGATTGGCAATTTGAAATAAGAGAGTTCGAGATATCGACTTTATAAAGTATACCTTTAACCGTAATGATGGCATAGATATATCCGTAAAACATTTAAACGGCTGTAAAAAATAGCTAGCATTTTTTTCCAACTTTGAACTTTTCTAATGGATTAATTTTGTTGAAAGATACAGTGAAAGCGAGGTCAGCGTATGACTCCCGTTTTATTTACAACCTGACTTCATATAAACTATAGACATTTTCAAATGCCGGATACATAGCTAAAATACATGATGTAGGAAAATCGAGTTAATGTACACTTTAAGAAGTGAGATCAAAATAAGAGTTTGTACCAAAAGCTTATTCAAATCAAAGCCTGACTTTTCAAATGTAGATATTTTAGCTCACAGCAGTAAGGGCCAAAATTATGAAAAGATCAAAAGGCCATAGTATTGTTTTATGCATTGTCAAAGTGtgatgaaatttttatcttattcCTTTCCCAAAGCCCTTTAAATAATGTCTTATACTTACTTTCAAAATACTTGAAGAAAAGTCTGACATTCCTGCGACTCGCTTCCGTATAAAAACGCTGTAAAAAGATACAGTAATCGAaccataatttgatatttgtaaacaaacgcagTCGACCgtattatttaccagtttaggtAAATCACGCATGGACGATATGGATTAGTATCTCAAACTGAGACTCAATAAACAAAGTACTGTATTAGCGCAAAGCGTTAGGCCTCTAGGTATGACAcccgaggtccggagttcgatacTTGGTTGAAGTAAAcctttttttaactattttttcatACCGCATCATGCAGATCTAAACGCTATTGAGTTGATCTGGGCTAAAGTTTAACGACAGGTTGCAGTTCGAAATTTCAAGTTTAACATGAAAGAAGTCGCTTCTCTTGTTGAGGATCTTTTGGACAGATAACATCCAAGGAAGTCATGCTGCGAACGTGTGAAAAGGATGGAGGAGGAATTTTGGTGACAGAATGTTGCCAGAGATATTGAAATGGAACGGTTGGTGATTTCTGTGAGCTCTGGCAGTGACTCTGACACAGACACAGCGTATGAAGGTGAAAATTCTGAAACGGACACAGCTGACGATTCTGCAATGTTCAAATACAGCGGACGAGCCGGAAATGAAATGAATTGTAAATtgtattcattaaaatttcattgatatgaaaaaaaagaaaatagaaaataaaataaaaatgtaatacacgtaataagaaaaaaaaagagaagacaaactgagaatcaaactgaaataaaacaaaaaagcaggactacataaaacattttctttgaaaataaacCTCTTGCAAGTTTCGAACTCGTGCTATTTTTCGCACTGCATTTGGAAACCGACAGCTTAGTCATCCGAGCTATTTCGCCATTCaagtaaatgttaatttttattcgacaccattttaggtaagaatgacagaaatcgattatttctcgtgtacttctagctgtttcttgcaaacgaaTTCTAGAAATACGAAAAGTCAagccgtatgatactatatttaatgaaaaattggcattatctatgcccccgacacgttttttgcaggtgtggactgtctgtctgaatggggcataattccgacagtagccattctttcaaactgaaagttggcaaaattgttgacaattgacttacgtacaataattgactgcaacagaacgattttgaaaacatTGGTATTTCTTATATTCGCATGTTtgcgagttgtttacttgaaaatgaaagtagggtgtttattctgcggaccgctttctgaaatgcggcaatatgagggtacctaacttcagttgacttgcatttcactgcatactattcaacaccccattttcttttcgttttcttgaagaaaatatatggatatcttgtggaaaataggtctacgacggagtgaaaatctagaaactgtaaaaacattgttctgaagtagctgaatttcgTATGAAAcgaagaacaatttcttttattggtatatagccagtattcaaactccaacgcagtgatctgcCTTGCCGCTTTTGAGCGAagcggtaagggagatcactgcgtcgGAGTTTGCTAagtaatctggttccctgtccaatattggttcccattcaaaatggcttccaattattGGATCAGG harbors:
- the LOC128553569 gene encoding uncharacterized protein LOC128553569; the encoded protein is MLKAAGEEGIDLLRKLAEVVFSSGVIPKDWQESYILNLYKGKGDALDRGNYRSLKLTDQVMKLLERVLDSFIRGMVDIDSMQFGFVPGRGTTDAIFILRQLQEKYIAANKPLYIAFVDLEKAFDRVPRKVLWWALRSLGVEEWAVRVIQGMYSDVRSRVRVNGQYSEEFGVEVGVHQGSVLSPLLFILVLEALSREFRTGVPWELLNADDLAVTADSLEECVTKLKAWKNGMEDKGLRVNMKKTKFMISGSGLDLLRDSGAFPCAVCRSGVGVNSIECSKFRHWVHKKCSGIIGRLSANPSYVCPRCCGQARPIDGRPVTQVDVDGTLLDVEAGFCYLGDMLCAGGGCELAIISRCCTAWGKFKKLLPILTSKHVSLKTRGKVLNACVRSALLHGSETWAPSAPDLQRLRRNDRSMIRWICGIKPNDDVPIAALYAKLGLQEVTEAIRTRRLRWYGHVIRASSCINSILSMSIPNSKGRGRPKKTWLECVKRDLKAYNLDSFDPHDREAWRLGVKQSSHLLSTLVTGTPAAVDK